The Kocuria sp. TGY1127_2 genome includes a window with the following:
- a CDS encoding long-chain-fatty-acid--CoA ligase → MPEPQTDASGPLTNRRPWFKNYNPDTATELDLPETSLVHVMERSVRAAGSKTALEFFGAATSYATLGDQVNRVAEGLRLLGVQPGDRVAVILPNCPQHVVAFYAILRVGGVVVEHNPLYTEGELRHQFEDHGAKIAFVWDKIADKVTHQPADVRPREIVSVNLVEAMPTHMRLALKLPFKKAKDSREKLEGPAPDTTPWRKMLKNEPIAEDHHRPTAHDTALLLYTSGTSGDPKGVMLTHRNLESNAQMGQEWIGLDDEEVIYALLPLFHAYGMTLGLGVAVAVQAKLVLFPTVDLDLVFGAMKKSKPTILPAVPPVYQRMLDMANERGTDLSGIRYSVSGAMNLPSQLVADWEAKTGGYLVEGYGLTECAPLVACNPLNESRRAGSIGTPFPSTDIRIVDPETLQDVEDGRAGELWVKGPQVFRGYWKNEEATRQTVTADGWLRTGDVVTMDADGFLFVVDRLKEVIITGGFNVSPSEVETALKTFDTVKDAAVVGIPAEGGGEEVVAAVIMAAGHALDAEALRQHCYTKVTRYKVPRRIVELEDFPRSMLGKTLRREVKKEVMEKL, encoded by the coding sequence ATGCCAGAACCCCAGACAGACGCCTCAGGGCCCCTGACGAATCGACGACCGTGGTTCAAGAATTACAATCCTGACACCGCAACCGAGCTTGATCTCCCGGAGACCTCACTGGTCCACGTGATGGAGAGATCCGTGCGAGCGGCAGGATCCAAAACTGCCCTGGAGTTCTTCGGCGCGGCGACCAGTTACGCAACCCTCGGGGACCAGGTCAACAGGGTTGCGGAGGGGCTGCGTCTCCTGGGCGTCCAACCCGGGGATCGTGTCGCCGTAATTCTGCCGAACTGCCCGCAGCACGTCGTCGCGTTCTACGCGATTCTGAGGGTGGGCGGAGTAGTGGTCGAGCACAATCCGCTGTACACCGAAGGCGAACTGAGGCATCAATTCGAGGACCACGGCGCCAAGATCGCTTTCGTGTGGGACAAGATCGCGGACAAAGTCACGCATCAGCCTGCGGACGTCCGCCCTCGAGAGATTGTTTCGGTCAACCTGGTTGAGGCGATGCCGACGCACATGCGGCTGGCCCTCAAATTGCCGTTCAAAAAGGCCAAGGACTCCCGCGAAAAGCTCGAGGGGCCGGCCCCCGACACTACCCCGTGGCGCAAGATGCTCAAGAACGAGCCGATCGCAGAAGACCATCATCGGCCGACCGCCCATGACACGGCTCTTCTGCTCTACACGTCAGGAACCTCGGGGGATCCCAAGGGCGTCATGCTGACGCACCGGAATCTGGAGTCGAATGCGCAAATGGGGCAAGAATGGATCGGACTGGACGACGAGGAAGTCATCTATGCTCTGTTGCCGCTGTTCCACGCCTACGGAATGACTCTCGGGCTGGGGGTCGCCGTCGCAGTCCAGGCCAAGCTCGTTCTGTTCCCCACCGTGGACCTCGACCTCGTCTTCGGTGCGATGAAGAAGTCCAAACCGACTATTCTCCCCGCAGTGCCACCCGTCTACCAGCGGATGCTGGACATGGCCAATGAACGGGGCACTGACCTCTCCGGTATCCGGTATTCCGTTTCCGGTGCGATGAACCTGCCGTCGCAGCTCGTGGCCGATTGGGAAGCCAAAACCGGAGGTTATTTGGTCGAAGGGTACGGACTGACCGAATGCGCGCCGTTGGTCGCCTGCAACCCGTTGAACGAATCGCGCAGAGCGGGGTCCATCGGGACGCCCTTCCCCTCAACCGATATCCGTATTGTCGACCCCGAAACGCTCCAGGACGTCGAGGACGGGCGAGCCGGCGAGTTGTGGGTCAAAGGCCCCCAGGTGTTCCGCGGATATTGGAAGAACGAAGAAGCAACGAGGCAGACCGTGACCGCGGACGGCTGGCTGCGCACCGGAGACGTGGTGACCATGGATGCCGACGGATTCCTCTTCGTCGTCGACAGGCTCAAAGAAGTCATCATCACCGGGGGATTCAACGTATCTCCTTCCGAGGTCGAGACCGCTTTGAAGACATTCGATACGGTCAAGGACGCTGCGGTCGTAGGAATTCCCGCCGAGGGAGGAGGGGAAGAAGTGGTGGCGGCCGTCATCATGGCTGCCGGCCACGCCCTCGATGCCGAAGCTCTGCGTCAGCACTGCTACACCAAAGTCACCCGGTACAAGGTCCCTCGCCGCATCGTCGAATTGGAGGATTTCCCCCGCTCGATGCTCGGCAAAACGCTGCGCCGTGAGGTCAAAAAAGAGGTTATGGAGAAGCTGTAG
- a CDS encoding alpha-ketoacid dehydrogenase subunit beta translates to MSDVSAQASAVESMPMAKALNAAMSDAMNEDPKVLLMGEDIGTLGGVFRVTQGLKDEFGADRVMDTPLGEAGIVGTAIGLAMRGYRPICEIQFDGFVFPSFNQITSQLSKIHARSSGAISLPVVIRIPYGGNIGSIEHHSESPEALFAHTAGLRVMSPSNAQDAYSMLREAIASQDPVIFLEPKRRYWLKGDVERAARVPTTQRAQIVREGRDLTLAAYGPLVPVALAAADAAREDGLSIEVVDLRSISPLDFDSVERSVNKTGRLVVTHEAPTFGGMGGELASVIAERCFYSLEAPVLRVGGYHMPYPVASVEEDYLPSIDRLLEAIDRSLNY, encoded by the coding sequence ATGAGCGACGTATCAGCACAGGCAAGTGCAGTGGAATCGATGCCCATGGCCAAAGCGCTCAACGCGGCGATGTCAGACGCCATGAACGAGGACCCCAAGGTCCTTTTGATGGGCGAAGACATTGGAACTTTGGGCGGAGTCTTCCGCGTGACTCAGGGGCTCAAAGACGAATTCGGAGCCGACCGCGTCATGGATACCCCGCTCGGCGAAGCGGGAATCGTGGGAACCGCCATAGGTCTGGCCATGAGGGGTTATCGTCCAATCTGCGAGATCCAGTTCGATGGATTCGTCTTTCCTTCCTTTAACCAGATCACCTCTCAGCTGTCCAAGATTCACGCGCGCTCCAGCGGAGCCATCAGTCTGCCCGTCGTGATCCGTATCCCGTACGGCGGGAATATCGGCTCGATCGAGCACCATTCCGAATCCCCGGAGGCTCTGTTCGCTCATACCGCCGGCCTCAGAGTGATGTCCCCGTCGAATGCCCAGGACGCTTACTCGATGCTTCGGGAAGCAATCGCCTCTCAGGACCCCGTGATCTTCTTGGAACCGAAGCGACGGTACTGGCTCAAGGGCGACGTCGAACGCGCTGCCCGGGTCCCCACGACTCAACGTGCACAAATAGTTCGCGAAGGTCGCGACCTGACGTTGGCCGCATACGGTCCGCTCGTGCCGGTCGCGCTCGCGGCCGCGGATGCGGCGCGCGAGGACGGACTCAGCATCGAGGTCGTTGACCTGCGTTCGATTTCGCCCTTGGACTTCGACTCCGTCGAGCGTTCGGTCAACAAAACAGGACGACTCGTCGTCACACACGAGGCCCCGACCTTCGGCGGCATGGGCGGGGAGCTGGCTTCGGTCATCGCGGAACGTTGCTTCTACAGTCTGGAAGCTCCTGTCCTCAGAGTCGGCGGATACCACATGCCTTACCCCGTGGCCAGCGTTGAAGAAGATTACCTCCCCAGCATCGACCGTTTGCTCGAGGCCATCGACCGTTCGCTGAATTACTAG
- a CDS encoding dihydrolipoamide acetyltransferase family protein: MSSIFHLPDVGEGLTEAEILSWKVRPGSSIHVNDVLVEIETAKSVVELPSPFAGTVERIIAEEGATVEVGAPLISVSATASADGGSPEGAAAESDTIGPPTVNEPDSQVPVAEKEADSFAAQAAPTAQADASTTGADATDGESSRSTSASSEDQTAALVGSGPKADPVKRRARKRPIGGGATRQGRLDQVGAAGEGNEPSETLLTQLLNRAPIQGGNFGTGIAERAKRLAEEGRGALKRLPGRAVDQPMEHAAAHRTVGTEPPRRPTLAKPPVRKAAKDLGIDLADVPATGPQGQVTQRDLVNYAAHAQDVESHKPSNFWVQRGGPEERVERVPVKGVRKATAKAMVKSAFEAPHVSIFVDVDASRTMEFVKRLKTSPTFEGVKVTPLLILAKAVIWATARNPQVNSQWTDSEILIKRYINLGIAAATPRGLMVPNIKDAQDLSLRELAVALNALTQKAREGKTQPGEMSGGTMTITNIGALGIDTGTPIINPGEAAILAFGTIKQKPWVVDGEVIPRWVTTLGGSFDHRIVDGDLSARFMADVAAVLEEPALLLDM, from the coding sequence TTGTCTTCGATTTTTCATCTGCCGGACGTTGGGGAAGGCCTGACCGAGGCCGAGATCCTCTCGTGGAAGGTCCGGCCCGGAAGCTCGATCCATGTCAACGACGTGCTCGTCGAGATCGAAACCGCAAAATCCGTCGTCGAGCTCCCTTCCCCGTTCGCGGGCACGGTTGAACGCATCATCGCCGAAGAAGGCGCAACCGTCGAAGTAGGCGCCCCGTTGATCTCCGTTTCGGCCACCGCTTCCGCCGACGGAGGCTCTCCCGAAGGCGCTGCTGCGGAATCCGATACGATCGGCCCGCCCACGGTCAACGAACCGGATTCCCAGGTTCCTGTCGCGGAAAAGGAAGCCGATAGCTTCGCTGCGCAAGCGGCACCGACGGCTCAAGCAGACGCCTCAACCACAGGGGCGGACGCGACCGACGGCGAGAGCTCACGCTCGACGTCGGCATCCTCCGAAGACCAGACCGCCGCGCTCGTAGGTTCGGGCCCCAAAGCCGATCCGGTCAAGAGACGGGCGCGCAAACGCCCGATCGGGGGCGGGGCCACGCGTCAGGGCCGATTGGACCAGGTTGGCGCGGCGGGAGAAGGAAATGAGCCGTCGGAGACCCTCCTGACTCAGCTCCTGAACCGCGCGCCGATCCAGGGCGGAAATTTTGGCACGGGGATTGCTGAGCGAGCGAAGCGCCTGGCGGAAGAAGGTCGTGGGGCTCTCAAACGATTGCCGGGTCGAGCCGTTGACCAGCCGATGGAGCATGCCGCTGCGCACCGTACCGTCGGCACGGAGCCACCGCGGCGGCCGACCTTGGCCAAACCGCCTGTGCGAAAGGCCGCCAAGGATCTGGGCATTGACCTCGCCGACGTTCCCGCGACCGGTCCCCAGGGCCAAGTCACACAACGCGACCTGGTTAACTACGCGGCCCACGCTCAGGATGTTGAAAGCCACAAACCATCCAACTTCTGGGTCCAACGCGGTGGCCCCGAGGAACGCGTCGAACGCGTTCCCGTGAAGGGCGTCCGCAAAGCAACCGCGAAAGCCATGGTCAAATCCGCTTTCGAGGCTCCGCACGTTTCGATCTTCGTGGACGTGGACGCATCCCGGACCATGGAATTCGTCAAGCGTCTCAAAACCTCTCCCACTTTCGAGGGCGTGAAGGTCACACCGTTGTTGATCCTGGCCAAAGCCGTCATCTGGGCCACCGCCAGGAATCCGCAGGTCAACTCCCAATGGACGGATTCGGAGATCTTGATCAAGCGGTACATCAATTTGGGTATCGCCGCGGCAACACCGCGCGGGCTGATGGTGCCGAACATCAAGGACGCCCAGGACCTCTCTCTGCGTGAATTGGCTGTGGCCCTGAACGCACTGACCCAGAAAGCACGGGAAGGAAAGACACAACCGGGAGAGATGTCCGGGGGGACGATGACGATCACCAACATCGGGGCGCTCGGAATCGATACCGGAACTCCCATCATCAACCCGGGCGAGGCCGCGATCCTCGCCTTCGGAACGATCAAGCAGAAGCCTTGGGTCGTCGACGGTGAGGTCATCCCGCGTTGGGTCACCACATTGGGCGGGTCATTCGACCACCGCATCGTCGACGGCGACCTCTCGGCGCGGTTCATGGCCGACGTCGCCGCCGTGCTCGAAGAGCCCGCGCTGTTGCTGGACATGTAA
- a CDS encoding sugar O-acetyltransferase has product MTTPQTSHDDMTMRERMQAGLPYRGETTANETNNSADLTHRTSAEAARMTERYHRLDLEEDPAALTLLGELLGSMGRDVRIRAPLQVDYGYNIHIGDRLFANFGLTVLDVCEVRIGDDVQIGPNVQLLCPTHPLNPVDRRRGWEGGLPITIEDNVWLGGGAIILAGVTVGHDSVVGAGSVVTQDIPPYSVAVGSPARVIKTVDPEERSGQYAVENFPRAYREQVAAESHGPGDTRTTTGEELV; this is encoded by the coding sequence ATGACCACACCTCAGACAAGTCACGATGACATGACCATGCGCGAGCGCATGCAGGCCGGACTCCCGTACCGGGGCGAGACTACGGCAAACGAGACCAATAACTCTGCCGACCTGACACATCGCACGTCCGCCGAAGCGGCGAGAATGACGGAGCGCTATCACCGGCTTGATCTGGAAGAGGATCCGGCCGCCCTCACCCTCTTGGGCGAACTGCTGGGAAGCATGGGCCGAGATGTTCGTATCCGAGCGCCGCTTCAGGTCGATTACGGGTACAACATCCACATCGGCGATCGGCTCTTCGCGAATTTCGGGCTCACGGTCCTGGACGTGTGCGAGGTCAGGATCGGCGACGACGTGCAGATCGGCCCGAACGTCCAATTGCTGTGCCCAACACATCCGTTGAACCCGGTGGACCGCAGGAGGGGGTGGGAAGGCGGGCTGCCCATCACGATCGAGGACAACGTCTGGCTGGGTGGCGGCGCAATCATCCTGGCTGGCGTCACCGTGGGCCATGATTCGGTGGTGGGAGCGGGTTCGGTGGTCACACAGGACATTCCGCCGTATTCCGTGGCCGTCGGATCGCCCGCGCGAGTCATCAAGACCGTAGACCCCGAAGAGCGTTCGGGACAGTACGCCGTCGAGAATTTTCCACGCGCGTACAGGGAACAAGTCGCCGCGGAATCGCATGGCCCTGGAGACACACGAACGACAACAGGAGAGGAACTCGTATGA